In the genome of Cryptomeria japonica chromosome 8, Sugi_1.0, whole genome shotgun sequence, one region contains:
- the LOC131067671 gene encoding uncharacterized protein LOC131067671: MITIKMKDNVTRTLPKGNVKASVWKRIISRRILKRTREKKLNLLYSMLRVILPKSIKVTKQVSNSKDFSVGGGCSSSLMADLPAEKLQVLKASELRECDVTKKVDALAGKAE, translated from the exons atgATTACCATCAAAATGAAGGATAACGTTACCAGAACATTGCCAAAGGGAAACGTAAAAGCTTCTGTGTGGAAGAGAATTATCAGCCGCCGTATTCTGAAACGAACAAGAGAGAAGAAATTGAATTTGCTTTATTCAATGTTGAGAGTTATACTGCCCAAATCTATCAAG GTAACAAAGCAAGTTTCAAACTCCAAAGATTTCTCAGTTGGAGGAGGCTGCAGCTCATCCTTAATGGCTGACCTCCCAGCAGAGAAACTTCAG GTTTTGAAAGCATCTGAACTAAGAGAATGCGATGTTACAAAGAAGGTCGACGCTCTTGCCGGAAAAGCAGAATGA